The Peribacillus simplex genome contains the following window.
TGATGCAGGACGATGCCCGTTTTATTTAATGGTTTATATGGGCCAGTCAAGGAATTTGACGTGTAGCCTAACATGTAAATATCTTGATTATCGATTCCATCAATGGTCATTTTTGATCCTCTTGAGCTTGTGAATAAATACCACTTGCCGTCCTTTTTAAAGATGTTTGGACGTTCGATTTCATCTGTGACCGTATTTGAAACTAGCAATGGCTTCATTTCTTTTTTCAATGTATAATCGTCGTTTACTTCAATAATTCCAATTGCACCGTTTGCAAGTTCAGCTAATTCTTTTTTAGGGCTTTGCATAAGTTTGTTTTTTTCACCTTGGAAGAAATTATTGCTGTTGCCATAATAAGCTCGATTGTATAGCGATTCTTCGCCTTGGTAGCCATATTCTGTACCCGTATTTGCTTCAAATACAAGGTATTTGCGGCCTTTGTCTTCCACATAGTGAGGGTCTCTGAAGGTATGATTATCAGCGGAATTTCCGTCCTCTACAAATTTATCTACAGTTTGATAGTACCTGCTGTCTTTGCCTTCATAGATGGATTTGTAATCCTCAACACCATCCACTTTTAATGTTTCAGAATCTGGCTCTGAAAGGTTTACTTGAGCGGTTGTCAAGGTTTGTTTCCCATAATTTCCTGACTCAGGTATATACGGTTCACGATTTGTATAGAATAAGCGAACTTCCCCGTCCTCAGTGAAGGTTGCAGAGCCTGACCACTCTTCGGCTTGCTCTTTTAGGTAAGGATCATTTGGAACGTTTTTATCATTGTCATCAAATACTCTTCCAGCATTCTTCCAAGCATTAAGGGAGTTGTCGCCCACTTTTTTGTAGAATATGTAGATGAACGTATCGCTCGCGTTTTTAGGATCGCCTGCTAATCCAAAAACGATATGATATCCTTTGTACTCTGCAACAGTTCCATCAGCGTTTTGCAATGGCCATGTATCCCACACATCTAAATCAATGGTTTCGCCTGATTCCGTTACTTTTTTGGCAGAAGGGATGTTTTTAATTGTGGATTCATCAAACTTAGGAACGGCATATCTAGTATCACCGTGCTGATTAATCATATCTTTCATAGCTGATCGAGTAATTTGTGAAGTATCGTACGTTTCTTTGTAATCTGCCGGATCCTTTGAAGCTGCAAATGATTGGGTAACAGTACCGCTTAATAGAATGCCAGTACTGAGTATTCCTGCTGTTGCCTGTTTGGCAAGCCTGCTAAAGTTCATAAGTCTTCCTCCTCGTTTTATGTGTTTGCTAGTACAATAGAATTATAGGCGATTCCTGAAAAGAGAGGTATGCCACATATTGATTGGAATTTAGTCGTATATTGATATCGCAATTGCGGAAGGCAAAAAAAGCCCCGG
Protein-coding sequences here:
- a CDS encoding glycoside hydrolase family 68 protein; this encodes MNFSRLAKQATAGILSTGILLSGTVTQSFAASKDPADYKETYDTSQITRSAMKDMINQHGDTRYAVPKFDESTIKNIPSAKKVTESGETIDLDVWDTWPLQNADGTVAEYKGYHIVFGLAGDPKNASDTFIYIFYKKVGDNSLNAWKNAGRVFDDNDKNVPNDPYLKEQAEEWSGSATFTEDGEVRLFYTNREPYIPESGNYGKQTLTTAQVNLSEPDSETLKVDGVEDYKSIYEGKDSRYYQTVDKFVEDGNSADNHTFRDPHYVEDKGRKYLVFEANTGTEYGYQGEESLYNRAYYGNSNNFFQGEKNKLMQSPKKELAELANGAIGIIEVNDDYTLKKEMKPLLVSNTVTDEIERPNIFKKDGKWYLFTSSRGSKMTIDGIDNQDIYMLGYTSNSLTGPYKPLNKTGIVLHQDLDPYDITWNYAHYAIPQADSDNVVVTSYMTNRGYFEDNKSTFAPSFQLNIKGEKTSVVKDSILEQGQITVK